A stretch of Paucidesulfovibrio gracilis DSM 16080 DNA encodes these proteins:
- a CDS encoding zinc ribbon domain-containing protein, which produces MIICTRCGTENLDDAPFCIHCNRKLQSLRRAGVEAGPTRRSQRLRPMQPSAGGTEFRTLLARCAEVWTVAALVAGLSFWGLPAEPGQTSWWIGVGALALGAAWLRWRG; this is translated from the coding sequence ATGATCATCTGTACCCGTTGCGGGACGGAAAACCTTGATGATGCTCCTTTCTGCATCCACTGCAACCGCAAGCTTCAGTCCCTGCGTCGGGCCGGGGTCGAAGCCGGGCCGACACGACGTTCCCAACGCCTGCGGCCCATGCAGCCCTCGGCCGGAGGAACAGAATTCCGTACTCTGCTGGCGCGGTGCGCCGAGGTCTGGACCGTGGCCGCTCTTGTGGCGGGGCTGTCCTTTTGGGGTCTTCCCGCAGAGCCGGGGCAAACCTCCTGGTGGATCGGGGTGGGAGCGCTGGCCCTGGGCGCAGCCTGGCTACGCTGGCGCGGCTGA
- the purU gene encoding formyltetrahydrofolate deformylase — protein sequence MPAIARSTARLLATCDDQPGIVARTSRFLFDRGANIIHSDQHSTDPEGGRFFLRQEFYMQGLEGKLDELAKEFAHEVAEPFGMEWTLQPAWIKKQVAMLVSRLDHGLMDLLWRAQRGELPMNVTMVISNHTDLGNAVRTFGVPFFHVPVDKDHREDATARMLELLDGNADLVVLARYMQILQPEFVQRYPNRVINIHHSFLPAFVGADPYRRAAERGVKLIGATAHYVTEELDQGPIIEQDVIRVSHRQNLEELKVLGQDIERQVLSRAVKWHLEDRVLVDGNKTIVFV from the coding sequence ATGCCTGCCATAGCCCGCAGCACGGCCCGGCTCCTCGCCACCTGCGACGACCAGCCGGGCATCGTGGCCCGCACCTCCAGATTTTTGTTCGACCGCGGCGCCAATATCATCCACTCGGACCAGCACTCCACGGACCCGGAAGGGGGCCGTTTTTTCCTGCGCCAGGAATTCTACATGCAGGGACTGGAAGGAAAACTGGACGAACTGGCCAAGGAATTCGCCCATGAAGTGGCCGAACCGTTCGGCATGGAATGGACCCTGCAACCCGCCTGGATCAAAAAACAGGTGGCCATGCTGGTTTCCCGCCTGGACCATGGTCTCATGGACCTGCTCTGGCGCGCCCAACGGGGCGAACTGCCCATGAACGTGACCATGGTCATCTCCAACCACACGGACCTGGGCAATGCGGTACGCACCTTTGGCGTGCCGTTTTTCCATGTCCCCGTGGACAAGGACCACCGCGAGGACGCCACGGCGCGGATGCTGGAACTGTTGGACGGCAACGCCGACCTGGTGGTGCTGGCCCGCTACATGCAAATTCTCCAACCGGAATTCGTGCAGCGCTACCCCAACCGCGTCATCAACATCCACCATTCGTTCCTGCCTGCGTTCGTGGGCGCGGATCCGTACCGCCGGGCCGCGGAACGCGGCGTCAAGCTCATCGGCGCCACGGCGCACTACGTTACGGAAGAACTGGACCAGGGTCCGATCATCGAACAGGACGTGATCCGGGTTTCCCACCGCCAAAACCTTGAGGAACTCAAGGTACTCGGTCAGGATATTGAACGGCAGGTCTTGTCCCGCGCCGTCAAATGGCACCTGGAAGACCGCGTGCTCGTGGATGGAAATAAAACCATTGTTTTTGTCTGA
- the mltG gene encoding endolytic transglycosylase MltG, with translation MAGNKPALRYIGFAGIVLCLGMMAVGSWFLYRAWTFLNIPPEDPGQEVRFVIEPGSGFLGIARDLRKENLITDVKQFLALAEDRGLTGSAKAGEFLLHTGWLPEKILTTITSTPGILHRFTVREGLPWWQVAKLVEQAELGSYAEFDEAVHDPELLARFHIPADSAEGYLFPETYMLTRARESSARSVVEMMIREFFKNAKQALGELPEPDKLHELVTLASIVEKETGDPSERPAIAGVYANRLRRPMRLQADPTIIYGLGPSFNGNLRQKHLLDGENPYNTYQHDGLPPGPICSPGKAALQAAADPQDHDYLFFVAKGDGTHHFSKTLREHNDAVGRYQKWGRNRKDYTSRKREE, from the coding sequence GTGGCTGGCAACAAACCGGCCCTGCGCTACATAGGCTTCGCGGGCATCGTGCTCTGTTTGGGCATGATGGCCGTCGGCTCCTGGTTTCTCTACAGGGCGTGGACCTTTCTGAACATCCCGCCCGAGGATCCGGGACAGGAAGTACGCTTCGTCATCGAACCGGGCAGCGGCTTCCTGGGTATTGCCCGCGACCTGCGCAAGGAAAACCTCATCACCGACGTCAAACAATTCCTGGCTCTGGCCGAGGATCGCGGACTCACAGGATCGGCCAAGGCCGGAGAATTCCTGCTCCATACCGGCTGGCTCCCGGAAAAAATTCTCACCACCATCACCTCCACCCCGGGCATCCTGCACCGCTTCACCGTGCGCGAAGGCCTGCCCTGGTGGCAGGTGGCCAAGCTGGTGGAACAGGCCGAACTGGGTTCCTATGCGGAATTCGACGAAGCCGTCCACGATCCCGAGCTGCTGGCCCGGTTCCACATCCCCGCGGACTCCGCCGAGGGCTATCTCTTTCCCGAAACCTACATGCTCACCCGTGCCAGGGAAAGCTCGGCCCGCAGCGTTGTGGAAATGATGATCCGCGAATTCTTCAAAAACGCCAAGCAAGCCCTGGGCGAACTACCGGAACCCGACAAACTCCACGAACTGGTCACCCTGGCTTCCATTGTGGAAAAGGAAACCGGCGATCCCTCGGAACGCCCCGCCATCGCCGGGGTCTACGCCAACCGGTTGCGCCGCCCCATGCGCCTGCAGGCCGACCCCACCATCATCTACGGGCTGGGACCGTCCTTTAACGGCAATCTACGGCAAAAGCATCTATTGGACGGCGAAAACCCGTACAACACCTACCAGCACGACGGGCTGCCGCCCGGTCCCATCTGTTCGCCCGGCAAGGCCGCGCTCCAGGCCGCTGCCGACCCGCAGGACCACGACTATCTCTTCTTCGTGGCCAAAGGCGACGGCACGCACCATTTTTCCAAGACGTTGCGCGAGCATAACGACGCCGTGGGTCGCTACCAAAAATGGGGACGCAACCGCAAGGACTACACCTCGCGCAAGCGGGAAGAATAG
- the ruvX gene encoding Holliday junction resolvase RuvX — protein sequence MRALGIDFGLKRVGLAISNPEGTMAFPRSAIVRTTKDKFFKELLDVIDGEGVEHIVVGLPLALDGSDTETTRQARNFAQRLGRRTPLPIELVDERLTSAEAEERLKEAGLCGKKRKARLDSQAAVIILETWLATNRPCAT from the coding sequence ATGCGCGCATTGGGCATCGACTTCGGGCTGAAACGGGTGGGCCTGGCCATAAGCAACCCGGAAGGAACCATGGCCTTTCCCCGATCCGCCATTGTCCGCACAACGAAAGACAAGTTTTTCAAGGAACTTCTCGACGTCATCGACGGCGAAGGCGTGGAGCACATCGTGGTGGGGCTGCCCCTGGCGCTGGACGGGTCGGATACGGAAACAACGCGACAGGCGCGCAACTTTGCCCAGCGATTGGGGCGACGGACCCCCCTGCCCATTGAACTCGTGGACGAACGCCTGACCTCGGCCGAAGCCGAGGAGCGACTCAAGGAGGCCGGACTGTGCGGCAAGAAACGAAAGGCCCGGCTGGACAGCCAGGCGGCGGTGATCATCCTGGAGACGTGGCTGGCAACAAACCGGCCCTGCGCTACATAG
- a CDS encoding FAD-binding and (Fe-S)-binding domain-containing protein, producing MPELGPHISIPDEDLLTKILGVTDLEQVAHWPEAVRQLAANLAAELFLVRYNPFVDSDQVKKSVSRRLDMSRPMLSGEYPKILEAAVQEFWNRYKADQRFREDVIQKLHTVLPKEAVGSSPHQLVASATDATDLRLELPMLVLFPSSEKEVQGIVRLAGEMGFSLIPRGGGTGLTGGAVPLHGRTAILSLSRMKRILDIDTENRLLCAQTGVITLDAIRAVAEHGLILTVDPASKAASSLGGNVAENAGGPFAFEYGTTIDNLFSYRMVTPTGEIIQVSRKDHPRHKIFEDGRAVFEIHDATGALLHTVSLRGDELRKPGLGKDVSNKFLGGLPGVQKEGVDGVITEACFVLYPKPAYSRTLCLEFYGRSMRNAVLVINDVVGLRNRIREQGDLVKVSALEHFDSKYVQAIEYANKSEQYEGDPISVILLQLDSDHKQALDEAVDTVVSLAQPYDGVDIFAARDDREAELFWEDRHKLSAIAKRTSGFKVNEDVVIPLQAIPDFSDFLENLNLQYLARAYRRALSKATTLHGVQYEDPRIVEAKQRVQGILNERITAADISDVEQEAQTRYLFQALREAYPKQDRALKDIFQNLLATRIVIANHMHAGDGNCHVNIPVNSNDADMLAEAHQAAEEVFGYVLKIGGEVSGEHGIGITKIAFQSREKIDALRHYKEQVDPKGVLNPGKLTRRELPGKPYTFSFNRLIQDLDQTALKDREHLTELLKNVQTCTRCGKCKQVCPMYYPQQGLEAHPRNKNIALGALIEAVYYSQLQLGQPAPELLAQLRELMEHCTACGKCTAVCPVKIDSAGAALSVRAFLDYKGMGGHAVKEKVLHYLAKDPAKRLPMAAKTFSLGQSLANRTIGLVPGIWRRRMTSPVLQGPGPALDFTSLAQELSLERRNVFKCEDAPTDRTVIYFPGCGGGLFSRSIGLATLYLLLRAKVNVVLPEQHLCCGYPLLAAGAAEAFKTNRHRTRQALIDTLITTGRAGLKATTLLTACGTCRESLESYDLSAELVDPLRHLDAMQYLHELGMEDLSPAPQSPLYHAACHAEWVGQVKNKAPEVYRSALAEMIGTKPDLSPGCCGESGTGAVTSPEIFNRVRHRKTQRLEQDLMQSDRERPVVVGCPSCRSGIKRSLLLMGRSNPVLHTVEYLALLAGGPRWKRELKTLLEQGSTKGRSLTVRP from the coding sequence ATGCCCGAACTTGGACCCCATATTTCCATTCCCGACGAGGATCTGCTCACCAAGATTCTCGGCGTCACCGACCTGGAACAGGTGGCCCACTGGCCCGAAGCCGTGCGTCAACTGGCCGCCAATCTGGCGGCCGAACTGTTCCTGGTGCGCTACAATCCGTTTGTGGATTCCGACCAGGTCAAAAAAAGCGTGTCCCGCCGTTTGGACATGTCCCGCCCCATGCTCTCGGGCGAATACCCCAAAATTCTTGAGGCAGCGGTCCAGGAATTCTGGAACCGCTACAAGGCGGACCAGCGCTTCCGCGAGGACGTGATCCAGAAACTGCACACGGTGCTGCCCAAGGAGGCCGTTGGTTCCTCGCCCCATCAGCTGGTGGCCTCGGCCACGGACGCCACGGACCTGCGGCTGGAGCTGCCCATGCTGGTGCTCTTCCCTTCCTCGGAAAAGGAAGTCCAGGGCATCGTGCGGCTGGCCGGGGAAATGGGCTTTTCCCTGATTCCCCGCGGCGGCGGTACAGGACTCACGGGCGGGGCCGTCCCCCTGCACGGACGCACCGCCATCCTCTCCCTTTCCCGCATGAAACGCATTCTGGACATCGACACCGAAAACCGGCTGCTGTGCGCCCAGACCGGGGTCATCACCCTGGACGCCATCCGCGCCGTGGCTGAGCACGGTCTGATCCTCACCGTGGACCCCGCCTCCAAAGCCGCGTCCAGCCTGGGCGGCAACGTGGCGGAAAACGCGGGCGGTCCCTTTGCCTTTGAATACGGCACCACCATCGACAACCTGTTCTCCTACCGTATGGTCACGCCCACGGGCGAAATCATCCAGGTTTCCCGCAAGGACCACCCCCGACACAAAATCTTCGAGGACGGCCGGGCTGTTTTTGAAATCCACGATGCAACCGGCGCCCTGCTGCACACCGTTTCCCTGCGCGGGGACGAACTGCGCAAACCCGGACTGGGCAAGGACGTTTCCAATAAGTTCCTGGGCGGTCTGCCCGGCGTACAAAAGGAAGGGGTGGACGGCGTTATCACTGAAGCCTGCTTTGTGCTCTATCCCAAGCCCGCCTATTCCCGCACGCTCTGCTTGGAGTTCTACGGCCGGTCCATGCGCAACGCCGTGCTGGTGATCAACGACGTGGTGGGCCTGCGCAACCGCATCCGGGAGCAGGGCGACCTGGTCAAGGTTTCCGCCCTGGAACACTTCGACTCCAAATACGTGCAGGCCATCGAATACGCCAACAAATCCGAGCAATACGAAGGCGACCCCATCAGCGTGATCCTGCTGCAACTGGATTCGGATCACAAGCAAGCCCTGGACGAGGCCGTGGACACGGTGGTCTCCCTGGCCCAGCCCTATGACGGGGTGGACATCTTTGCGGCCCGGGACGACCGCGAAGCCGAACTCTTTTGGGAAGACCGGCACAAACTCTCGGCCATCGCCAAACGCACGTCGGGATTCAAAGTCAACGAGGACGTGGTCATCCCGTTGCAGGCCATCCCGGATTTTTCCGATTTTCTGGAAAACCTGAACCTTCAGTATCTGGCCCGGGCCTACCGCCGCGCCCTGTCCAAGGCCACAACCCTGCACGGCGTACAATACGAGGATCCGCGCATTGTGGAGGCCAAACAGCGCGTTCAGGGCATTCTCAACGAACGCATCACCGCCGCGGATATCTCCGATGTGGAGCAGGAGGCCCAGACCCGTTATCTGTTCCAGGCACTGCGCGAGGCCTACCCCAAACAGGACCGCGCCCTGAAGGACATCTTTCAAAACCTGCTGGCAACGCGCATCGTCATCGCCAACCACATGCATGCCGGGGACGGCAACTGCCATGTGAACATCCCGGTGAACTCCAACGACGCGGACATGCTGGCCGAAGCGCATCAGGCCGCCGAAGAGGTCTTTGGCTATGTGCTCAAGATCGGCGGGGAAGTCAGCGGCGAACACGGCATCGGCATCACCAAGATCGCCTTCCAGAGCCGGGAAAAGATCGATGCCCTGCGCCATTACAAGGAACAGGTGGACCCCAAGGGCGTGCTCAATCCGGGCAAACTCACCCGCCGGGAACTGCCGGGCAAACCCTACACCTTCTCCTTCAACAGGCTTATTCAGGATCTGGACCAGACCGCACTCAAGGACCGCGAGCACCTCACGGAACTGCTGAAAAACGTGCAAACCTGCACCCGCTGCGGCAAATGCAAACAGGTCTGCCCCATGTACTACCCGCAACAGGGGCTGGAAGCGCATCCGCGCAATAAAAACATCGCCCTGGGCGCACTCATTGAGGCGGTCTACTATTCCCAGCTCCAACTGGGCCAACCCGCGCCCGAACTCCTCGCCCAGCTGCGCGAGCTGATGGAACATTGCACGGCCTGCGGCAAGTGCACCGCGGTCTGCCCGGTGAAGATCGACTCCGCCGGAGCCGCCCTGAGCGTGCGCGCCTTCCTGGATTACAAGGGCATGGGCGGTCACGCGGTCAAGGAAAAGGTGCTGCACTACCTGGCCAAGGATCCGGCCAAACGGCTGCCCATGGCGGCCAAGACCTTTTCCCTGGGCCAGTCCCTCGCCAACCGGACCATCGGCCTGGTTCCGGGCATCTGGCGGCGGCGCATGACTTCTCCGGTGCTCCAGGGACCAGGACCGGCCCTGGACTTCACCAGTCTGGCCCAGGAGCTTTCCCTGGAACGGCGCAACGTGTTCAAATGCGAAGACGCGCCCACAGACCGCACCGTGATCTATTTCCCGGGCTGCGGCGGCGGTCTTTTTTCCCGTTCCATTGGTCTGGCGACCCTGTATCTGCTGCTGCGCGCCAAGGTCAACGTGGTGCTGCCCGAGCAGCATCTGTGCTGCGGCTATCCCTTGCTCGCGGCTGGGGCCGCCGAAGCCTTCAAGACCAACAGGCACCGCACCCGGCAGGCGCTCATCGACACGCTGATCACCACGGGACGCGCCGGACTCAAGGCCACGACGCTGCTCACGGCCTGCGGAACCTGCCGGGAATCCCTGGAAAGCTACGACCTGTCCGCAGAACTGGTGGATCCGCTCCGCCACCTGGATGCCATGCAATATCTGCATGAGCTGGGCATGGAGGATCTTTCGCCCGCGCCCCAATCCCCGCTCTACCACGCGGCCTGCCACGCCGAATGGGTGGGACAGGTCAAAAACAAGGCACCCGAGGTCTACCGCTCGGCACTGGCCGAAATGATCGGCACCAAGCCCGACCTCTCGCCGGGTTGTTGCGGCGAGTCCGGCACCGGCGCAGTGACCAGCCCGGAAATCTTCAACCGCGTGCGTCACCGCAAGACGCAACGATTGGAACAGGATCTGATGCAGAGCGACCGGGAACGGCCCGTGGTCGTGGGCTGCCCCTCCTGCCGAAGCGGCATCAAGCGTTCGCTTCTGCTCATGGGCCGGTCCAATCCCGTGCTGCACACTGTGGAATATCTGGCCCTGCTTGCGGGCGGTCCTCGCTGGAAGCGAGAACTCAAAACCCTGCTGGAACAAGGTTCCACAAAAGGCCGCAGCCTGACGGTTCGTCCCTGA
- a CDS encoding pyridoxal-phosphate-dependent aminotransferase family protein, with protein MSTQDFAALKLFITGPTLLRPEVRQAGTLPEFGHRDSENLKRLEPAMHWLAELADAGDQYTPVLFLGSGSTGLEAAVRSLVAEDETVLNVSVGAFGDLFHSMAVANGKRAVQLKFDMGRAIDLDELDRALTEHRPGVVTFTHNETSTGVINDIHAVTELVRRRGALSVVDGVSIFGGTELGLKDSGIAMYCSATQKSLALPAGFGIGLIHAEAAEKAARVTNKGHGSDILKHLDKARKFQTLSTPNTTLANQLYVQLRYIMEEEGMARRFARHRAMREMVARWVDGLEGFRLFAQEGFRSPALTTVQVPDGVSVQQLKQVKETMRARGYLFDPGYGKLNTELEASGRAPIFRVGHMGDITPAMLEEYLGELGEVLAAL; from the coding sequence ATGAGCACCCAGGATTTTGCCGCGCTAAAGTTGTTCATCACCGGTCCCACGTTGCTGCGTCCGGAGGTTCGTCAGGCCGGGACGTTGCCCGAGTTCGGGCATCGGGATTCGGAAAACCTCAAGCGTCTGGAACCGGCCATGCACTGGCTGGCCGAGCTGGCCGACGCCGGGGACCAATATACGCCGGTTCTTTTTTTGGGATCCGGTTCCACGGGGTTGGAAGCGGCGGTGCGTTCCCTGGTGGCCGAGGACGAGACCGTGCTCAATGTCTCCGTGGGCGCGTTCGGTGATTTGTTCCATTCCATGGCCGTCGCCAACGGCAAACGGGCGGTCCAGCTGAAATTCGACATGGGCCGGGCCATTGACCTGGACGAGCTGGACCGCGCCCTGACCGAGCACCGGCCCGGGGTGGTCACCTTCACGCACAATGAAACGTCCACGGGCGTGATCAACGACATCCACGCCGTGACCGAATTGGTGCGGCGACGCGGCGCGTTGTCCGTGGTGGACGGGGTATCCATCTTCGGCGGCACGGAACTGGGGCTGAAGGATTCGGGCATTGCCATGTATTGTTCGGCCACGCAGAAAAGCCTGGCCCTGCCTGCGGGGTTCGGCATCGGTTTGATCCATGCCGAGGCCGCGGAAAAGGCTGCCCGTGTAACCAATAAAGGCCACGGATCCGACATTCTCAAGCATTTGGACAAGGCCCGCAAATTCCAGACGCTCAGCACGCCCAATACCACGCTGGCCAACCAGCTGTATGTACAATTGCGGTACATCATGGAGGAAGAGGGCATGGCCCGGCGGTTTGCCCGGCATCGGGCCATGCGGGAAATGGTGGCCCGATGGGTGGACGGCCTGGAAGGGTTCCGGCTTTTTGCCCAGGAGGGCTTCCGCTCTCCGGCCCTGACCACGGTGCAGGTGCCGGACGGCGTGAGCGTGCAACAGCTCAAACAAGTGAAGGAAACCATGCGTGCTCGGGGCTACCTCTTTGATCCCGGGTACGGCAAGTTGAACACCGAGCTGGAAGCCTCGGGCCGCGCCCCGATTTTTCGCGTGGGACACATGGGCGACATTACTCCTGCCATGCTGGAAGAATACCTTGGGGAACTGGGCGAGGTGCTTGCCGCGCTGTAA
- the hypF gene encoding carbamoyltransferase HypF: protein MPNTIIRRRYVVNGQVQGVGFRPFVYRTALNNALTGSVRNGSEGVIIEVQGPAAAVDGFGNDLVHTLPPLARIVDLDVRELPEENGESEFRIRASSAGKGHSVLISPDMATCDDCLAEMRDPANRRYRYPFTNCTNCGPRWTITRSIPYDRPVTSMACFPMCPDCQAEYDDPLDRRFHAQPNACPVCGPKVWFTDAQGNTLEEGPAALDVLAKELAHGSGIIAAVKGLGGFHLVCDATSAQAVALLRERKNRPHKPLAVMVPDLNTARALAEIDEHAAALLQCRERPITLVRARPDTPLVPNISPDTPYVGLMLPYTPLHHVLLELFAEQGGTPALVMTSGNHGGDPICLGNREAVKRLAGVADRFLLHDRDILIRTDDSVLRPAPLASEERLPDQNSPLEERGLLFMRRARGFTPSPVFLPPARGNAAPCVLGTGPELKATLCLTKGDQAFPSQHIGNMNHLSVLEFYREIAVHLRGVLQVDPELIVHDLHPDYMTTREARELAESLGREQGRDPLPLRGLQHHMAHIHAVLAEHRHQGPVIGLALDGTGYGEDGTIWGGECLFVDSDTLESRRLAHFSPCALPGGEAAVREPWRVAQAMLWNLDEREPLPEQWSWYADHAQACRFLPQMLERGLNCPQTTSCGRLFDAVAALLGLTHAITYEGQAAILLEAAQDMRESTGYACPLLPALKPDAPTVLDTLRLFRACRDDLRNGASPGVVARRFHLGLITGLADMASHFATTEGLDHVALSGGVMQNLTLARELPHALKKRGLSPLTHRLVPPGDACISLGQAAWGRRLLQRRDNALTGTKADEGHTGPERG, encoded by the coding sequence ATGCCCAACACAATCATTCGCCGCCGCTACGTGGTCAACGGCCAGGTCCAGGGCGTGGGCTTTCGCCCCTTCGTCTACCGCACCGCCCTGAACAACGCGCTCACCGGCTCGGTACGCAACGGTTCCGAAGGCGTGATCATCGAAGTGCAAGGACCGGCCGCGGCCGTGGACGGCTTTGGTAACGATCTGGTGCACACCCTACCGCCACTGGCCCGCATTGTGGACCTGGACGTGCGCGAGCTGCCCGAAGAAAACGGCGAAAGCGAATTCCGCATCCGCGCCAGCAGCGCCGGCAAAGGCCACAGCGTGCTGATCAGCCCAGACATGGCGACCTGCGACGACTGCCTCGCGGAAATGCGCGATCCCGCCAACCGGCGCTACCGCTATCCCTTCACCAATTGCACCAATTGCGGTCCCCGCTGGACCATCACCCGTTCCATCCCCTACGACCGGCCCGTCACCTCCATGGCCTGTTTTCCCATGTGTCCGGACTGCCAGGCCGAATACGACGACCCCCTGGACCGGCGCTTCCATGCCCAGCCCAACGCCTGCCCGGTCTGCGGACCCAAGGTCTGGTTCACCGACGCCCAGGGCAACACCCTGGAAGAAGGCCCGGCAGCCCTGGACGTCCTGGCCAAAGAACTGGCCCACGGATCCGGCATCATCGCAGCGGTCAAGGGATTGGGTGGCTTTCATCTGGTCTGCGACGCCACATCCGCCCAAGCCGTTGCCCTGCTCCGCGAACGCAAAAACCGGCCCCACAAGCCTCTGGCGGTCATGGTTCCAGACCTCAACACCGCCCGCGCCCTGGCCGAAATCGACGAGCACGCGGCCGCGCTGCTGCAATGCCGGGAACGTCCCATCACTTTGGTGCGCGCACGCCCAGACACCCCCCTGGTCCCGAACATTTCCCCGGACACGCCCTATGTGGGCCTGATGCTGCCCTACACCCCGCTGCATCACGTGCTTCTGGAACTCTTTGCCGAACAGGGCGGCACCCCGGCCCTGGTCATGACCTCGGGCAATCATGGCGGCGACCCCATCTGCCTGGGCAACCGCGAGGCCGTTAAACGGCTTGCGGGCGTGGCGGACCGCTTTCTGCTGCACGACCGCGACATCCTCATCCGCACGGATGACTCCGTGCTGCGACCCGCGCCGCTTGCCTCGGAAGAACGTCTCCCGGATCAGAACAGTCCGTTGGAGGAACGCGGCCTGCTGTTCATGCGCCGGGCCAGGGGCTTCACCCCCTCCCCGGTGTTCCTGCCGCCCGCACGAGGCAACGCAGCGCCCTGCGTGTTGGGGACCGGGCCGGAACTCAAGGCCACCCTCTGCCTCACCAAGGGCGACCAAGCCTTCCCGTCCCAGCACATCGGCAACATGAACCACCTTTCCGTACTGGAATTTTACCGGGAAATCGCGGTCCACCTGCGGGGCGTGTTACAGGTGGATCCCGAACTCATCGTGCACGACCTGCACCCGGACTACATGACCACCCGGGAAGCCAGGGAACTGGCTGAATCCCTGGGACGCGAGCAGGGACGAGATCCGTTGCCGCTCCGCGGCCTGCAACACCACATGGCCCACATCCACGCGGTACTGGCCGAACACCGCCACCAGGGTCCGGTCATCGGTCTGGCCCTGGACGGCACGGGCTACGGCGAGGACGGCACCATCTGGGGCGGGGAATGCCTGTTCGTGGATTCCGATACCCTGGAGTCGCGGCGGCTGGCCCATTTTTCGCCCTGCGCCCTGCCCGGGGGCGAGGCTGCCGTGCGCGAGCCTTGGCGCGTGGCCCAGGCCATGCTTTGGAACCTGGATGAACGGGAACCGCTCCCCGAGCAGTGGTCCTGGTATGCGGACCACGCCCAAGCCTGCCGCTTTCTCCCTCAAATGCTGGAACGCGGCCTGAATTGTCCCCAGACAACCAGCTGTGGACGGCTGTTCGACGCTGTGGCCGCCCTGCTGGGGCTGACCCACGCCATCACCTACGAAGGACAGGCAGCCATCCTGCTGGAAGCGGCCCAGGACATGCGCGAGTCCACGGGGTACGCCTGCCCCCTGCTCCCCGCGCTGAAACCGGACGCGCCCACTGTGTTGGATACCCTGCGTCTGTTCCGCGCCTGCCGGGACGACCTGCGCAACGGAGCCTCCCCCGGCGTGGTGGCCCGCCGCTTCCACCTGGGGCTGATCACGGGCCTGGCGGACATGGCCTCTCACTTCGCAACCACCGAAGGCCTGGACCATGTGGCCCTTTCCGGCGGGGTGATGCAAAACCTGACCCTGGCACGGGAACTGCCCCACGCCTTAAAGAAACGCGGACTTTCCCCCCTGACCCACCGACTTGTGCCGCCCGGTGACGCCTGCATATCACTGGGACAGGCGGCCTGGGGCCGAAGGCTGCTGCAACGCCGCGACAACGCACTCACTGGGACCAAAGCCGACGAAGGCCACACCGGGCCTGAGCGTGGTTGA
- a CDS encoding transposase, which translates to MLRQDRDTTADAPSDLERLLNDEDAAREYLLRFCQPDGYPVCPRCGEDRIYTLSGGRLRCSGCKYTFQPFSGRWINNGALTAVQWLQLTAMFVREDSPHRIKDALNLSYNTVYKALTAIRFAILAHSADAPQLLGPETGLSHYLKGNRLTGGPKRMRQDTIPVFGLLRQGDLAFVDLMPGFQAETVFHFHLNFHLKLQRSGNLVYTDKYRDYAALIFCGNDTLPYGVIRRSDSPPHIDEIKDDFWLMAKDRLRSFRGISCQRFALYLKELEFRFNNQHRSIFEPVLAGLCAVVPALDAPGSG; encoded by the coding sequence ATGCTCCGGCAGGATCGCGACACGACCGCCGATGCACCGTCCGATTTGGAACGGCTCCTTAACGACGAAGACGCGGCCAGAGAATATCTGCTGCGCTTTTGCCAGCCCGACGGATACCCGGTCTGCCCCCGCTGCGGGGAAGACCGCATCTACACCCTTTCCGGGGGACGGCTGCGCTGTTCCGGATGCAAGTACACCTTTCAGCCCTTCAGCGGGCGCTGGATCAACAACGGTGCCCTCACCGCCGTGCAATGGCTGCAACTCACGGCCATGTTCGTGCGCGAGGATTCCCCCCACCGCATCAAGGACGCCCTGAACCTGTCCTACAACACGGTCTACAAAGCACTCACGGCCATCCGCTTCGCCATTCTGGCCCACTCCGCGGACGCGCCCCAACTCCTGGGACCGGAAACCGGCCTGAGCCACTATCTCAAGGGCAATCGGCTCACAGGCGGTCCCAAACGCATGCGCCAGGATACCATTCCCGTATTCGGCCTGCTCCGGCAGGGCGATCTGGCCTTTGTGGACCTCATGCCCGGTTTTCAAGCCGAAACCGTGTTCCATTTTCATCTGAACTTCCACCTCAAGCTCCAGCGTTCCGGCAATCTGGTGTATACCGACAAATACCGGGACTATGCTGCCTTGATTTTTTGCGGCAACGACACCCTGCCCTATGGCGTGATTCGGCGCTCCGACTCCCCGCCACACATCGACGAGATCAAGGATGACTTCTGGCTCATGGCCAAGGACCGCCTGCGCAGCTTCCGAGGCATCTCTTGTCAACGCTTTGCTCTATATCTCAAGGAGTTGGAATTCCGCTTCAACAATCAACACCGCTCCATTTTCGAGCCGGTGCTGGCCGGTCTCTGTGCCGTGGTACCCGCACTGGACGCCCCCGGCTCCGGCTAA